The following proteins are co-located in the Streptosporangium brasiliense genome:
- the glk gene encoding glucokinase yields MSLPWLVADIGGTNARFALVTEPGGQPEAVAVLAGADHDGLPEAVAAYLAEHAGGVQPGAACIAIAGPVEGDRYRLTNAGWSGSVLDLGIPHVELLNDFEALAASLPHLEGDDLVSLGGPEPSRGVKAVLGPGTGLGVGGLVPAAEGWVPVPGEGGHVTVPVLDERDHAIVQALRAEGLTHVVAEHLLSGPGLTRLHHGLALVNGVDAPRLSASDIVARLDDSLCAETIEVFCGMLGTFAGNVALTLGARGGVYLGGGVLPRIVERVRASDFRRRFEATPTLTDYLSAIATTLIVAPQPALVGAAAWLNQRLSNMEYV; encoded by the coding sequence GTGAGCCTTCCCTGGCTCGTCGCCGACATCGGCGGCACCAACGCCCGGTTCGCGCTGGTCACCGAGCCCGGCGGGCAGCCGGAGGCGGTGGCCGTACTGGCCGGAGCGGATCACGACGGGCTCCCCGAAGCCGTAGCCGCCTATCTCGCAGAACATGCGGGCGGAGTTCAGCCGGGAGCGGCCTGCATCGCGATCGCGGGTCCGGTGGAGGGCGACCGCTACCGGCTCACCAACGCCGGCTGGTCCGGTTCGGTGCTCGATCTGGGGATCCCCCACGTCGAGCTGCTCAACGACTTCGAGGCCCTGGCGGCGTCGCTGCCGCACCTGGAGGGTGACGACCTGGTCTCCCTTGGCGGCCCCGAGCCCTCGCGCGGGGTCAAGGCCGTGCTGGGCCCGGGGACGGGCCTCGGCGTGGGCGGCCTGGTGCCCGCGGCCGAGGGCTGGGTGCCGGTCCCCGGCGAGGGCGGGCACGTCACCGTGCCGGTCCTGGACGAGCGTGACCACGCGATCGTCCAGGCGCTGCGCGCCGAGGGGCTGACCCACGTGGTGGCCGAGCACCTGCTGTCGGGGCCGGGACTGACCCGGCTGCACCACGGTCTCGCGCTGGTGAACGGCGTGGACGCGCCGCGGCTGTCCGCCTCGGACATCGTGGCCCGGCTGGACGACTCGCTGTGCGCCGAGACCATCGAGGTCTTCTGCGGGATGCTCGGCACCTTCGCCGGGAACGTCGCGCTGACCCTGGGCGCCCGTGGCGGCGTCTATCTGGGCGGCGGTGTGCTGCCCCGTATCGTGGAGCGGGTCCGCGCCAGCGACTTCCGCCGCCGGTTCGAGGCCACCCCGACCCTGACCGACTATCTGTCCGCCATCGCCACGACCCTGATCGTGGCCCCCCAGCCCGCGCTGGTCGGCGCGGCGGCCTGGTTGAACCAGCGCCTGTCGAACATGGAGTATGTATGA
- the edd gene encoding phosphogluconate dehydratase: protein MNPVIQEITDRLIERSRASRTAYLARLDAEAEEARRRGPARAGLGCANLAHGFAAAGQADKLDLRSNVKPGVAIVSSYNDMLSAHQPYETYPATLKAAVRKAGGVAQFAGGVPAMCDGITQGRAGMELSLYSREVIAMATAIALSHDMFDASLMLGVCDKIVPGLLIGALHFGHLPAVFVPAGPMTSGLPNKVKARTRQLFAEGKVGKGELLDAESKSYHSPGTCTFYGTANSNQVMIEVMGLHLPGSTFVNPRTELREALTEAAGRRAVELTAHGDEYTPVGRVVDEKAVVNACVALLATGGSTNHTMHIVAIAAAAGINLLWDDLAALSKVVPLLTRMYPNGQADVNHFQAAGGMQVLIGDLLDAGLLHRDVLTVAGHGLDHYRSSVELKDGELVWEERTGGSTDLDVLRPVSDAFSPDGGIHMLNGNLGCAVSKVSAVKDEHLVIEAPAKVFDDQLELLRAFEAGELDGQDFVAVIRYQGPSANGMPELHKLTPPLSVLLDRGQRVAIVTDGRMSGASGKVPAAIHLSPEAAHGGPIALVCDGDPIRLDSTAGTLELLVPAEELAARTPQGAPLTDAQWVGTGRELFAAFRRTAGPAERGAGIFALNGEAEAVARAAADGVPA from the coding sequence ATGAACCCCGTCATCCAGGAGATCACCGACCGCCTGATCGAACGTAGCCGCGCCAGCCGTACCGCCTACCTGGCACGGCTCGACGCCGAGGCCGAGGAGGCCCGCCGGCGCGGACCGGCCCGGGCCGGCCTGGGCTGCGCCAACCTGGCCCACGGCTTCGCGGCCGCGGGCCAGGCCGACAAGCTCGACCTGCGCTCCAACGTCAAGCCCGGCGTGGCGATCGTGTCGAGCTACAACGACATGCTGTCGGCGCACCAGCCGTACGAGACCTACCCGGCGACGCTCAAGGCGGCCGTCCGCAAGGCCGGCGGCGTCGCGCAGTTCGCCGGCGGCGTGCCCGCCATGTGCGACGGCATCACGCAGGGCCGCGCGGGCATGGAGCTGTCGCTCTACAGCCGCGAGGTCATCGCGATGGCCACCGCGATCGCGCTCTCGCACGACATGTTCGACGCCTCGCTCATGCTCGGCGTCTGCGACAAGATCGTGCCGGGCCTGCTGATCGGCGCGCTGCACTTCGGCCACCTGCCGGCGGTGTTCGTGCCGGCCGGGCCGATGACCTCCGGCCTGCCCAACAAGGTCAAGGCCCGCACCCGGCAGCTGTTCGCCGAGGGCAAGGTCGGCAAGGGAGAGCTGCTCGACGCCGAGTCGAAGTCCTACCACTCCCCCGGCACCTGCACCTTCTACGGCACCGCCAACTCCAACCAGGTCATGATCGAGGTCATGGGCCTGCACCTGCCCGGCTCGACCTTCGTCAACCCGCGCACCGAGCTGCGCGAGGCCCTGACGGAGGCGGCGGGCAGGCGGGCGGTGGAGCTGACCGCGCACGGCGACGAGTACACCCCCGTGGGCCGGGTCGTCGACGAGAAGGCGGTCGTCAACGCCTGCGTGGCGCTGCTGGCCACCGGCGGCTCGACCAACCACACCATGCACATCGTCGCCATCGCCGCGGCGGCCGGCATCAACCTGCTCTGGGACGACCTGGCCGCGCTGTCGAAGGTGGTGCCGCTGCTCACCCGCATGTACCCCAACGGGCAGGCGGACGTGAACCACTTCCAGGCCGCGGGCGGCATGCAGGTGCTCATCGGCGACCTGCTGGACGCCGGGCTGCTCCACCGCGACGTGCTGACGGTCGCCGGGCACGGGCTGGACCACTACCGCTCGTCCGTCGAGCTCAAGGACGGCGAGCTGGTCTGGGAGGAGCGCACCGGCGGCAGCACCGACCTGGACGTGCTCCGTCCCGTCTCGGACGCCTTCTCCCCCGACGGCGGCATCCACATGCTCAACGGCAACCTGGGCTGCGCGGTCAGCAAGGTCTCCGCGGTCAAGGACGAGCACCTGGTCATCGAGGCCCCGGCGAAGGTCTTCGACGACCAGCTGGAGCTGCTGCGCGCCTTCGAGGCGGGTGAGCTGGACGGGCAGGACTTCGTGGCGGTCATCCGCTACCAGGGTCCGAGCGCGAACGGCATGCCGGAGCTGCACAAGCTCACCCCGCCGCTGTCGGTGCTGCTGGACCGGGGTCAGCGGGTGGCGATCGTCACCGACGGCCGCATGTCCGGCGCGTCGGGCAAGGTCCCCGCCGCCATCCACCTGTCGCCCGAGGCCGCCCACGGCGGCCCGATCGCGCTGGTCTGCGACGGTGACCCGATCCGCCTCGACTCCACCGCGGGCACCCTGGAGCTGCTGGTCCCGGCCGAGGAGCTGGCCGCCCGCACCCCACAGGGGGCGCCGCTCACCGACGCCCAGTGGGTGGGCACCGGCCGCGAGCTGTTCGCCGCCTTCCGCCGTACGGCGGGCCCCGCCGAGCGCGGTGCCGGGATCTTCGCCCTGAACGGCGAGGCGGAGGCCGTCGCCCGCGCCGCCGCGGACGGGGTCCCGGCGTGA
- the zwf gene encoding glucose-6-phosphate dehydrogenase: protein MSENPQSADLIVFGGTGDLSMRKLLPALYHCDRDGRLSPETRIIAMSRGGLDDADFRGKVDAEVRGSVPVDDLETWQRFLGRLHHVSIDIGGEDTTGWAKLTGLLAGHEQRDRVFYLASPPMTFGPFCRELHRAGLVTPASRVVLEKPLGRDLASAQRINDEVGAIFDERQIYRIDHYLGKETVQNLLVLRFANAFLEPIWNSLWIDHVQITAAETVGTPGRRGYYDHAGALRDMVQNHLLQLLCLVAMEPPARNDRESIRDEKVKVLESLRPITGGEVDRFTVRGQYTAGESGGVPVPGYLDEPDNTAPTDASRQVETFAAIRAEVKNWRWAGVPFYLRTGKRMPYRCSEIVVQFKDVPHSIFPGSAPNRLVLRLQPSEGIRLHLMAKEPGAGEVALKPVPLSLSFAETFTNRVPEAYERLLMDVLTGNPTLFMRRDEVEAAWRFIDPILREWESWGTPPEPYPAGSPGPAGAHELVLRSGRFWHEEDPA, encoded by the coding sequence ATGTCAGAGAACCCGCAATCCGCCGACCTGATCGTCTTCGGCGGCACAGGTGACCTCTCCATGCGGAAGCTGCTCCCCGCCCTCTACCACTGCGACCGCGACGGACGCCTCTCCCCCGAGACCCGCATCATCGCGATGTCCCGCGGCGGGCTCGACGACGCCGACTTCCGCGGCAAGGTGGACGCCGAGGTACGGGGCTCGGTGCCGGTGGACGACCTGGAGACCTGGCAGCGCTTCCTCGGCCGCCTGCACCACGTCTCCATCGACATCGGCGGCGAGGACACGACCGGCTGGGCGAAGCTCACCGGCCTGCTCGCCGGGCACGAGCAGCGGGACCGGGTGTTCTACCTGGCCAGCCCGCCCATGACGTTCGGCCCGTTCTGCCGGGAGCTGCACCGGGCCGGGCTGGTCACCCCCGCCTCGCGGGTGGTGCTGGAGAAGCCGCTCGGCCGCGACCTGGCCAGCGCGCAGCGCATCAACGACGAGGTCGGCGCCATCTTCGACGAGCGGCAGATCTACCGCATCGACCACTACCTGGGCAAGGAGACGGTCCAGAACCTGCTCGTCCTCCGGTTCGCCAACGCGTTCCTGGAGCCGATCTGGAACTCCCTGTGGATCGACCACGTCCAGATCACCGCCGCCGAGACCGTGGGCACGCCGGGCCGCCGCGGCTACTACGACCACGCGGGCGCGCTGCGCGACATGGTCCAGAACCACCTGCTCCAGCTGCTCTGCCTGGTCGCGATGGAGCCGCCGGCGCGCAACGACCGCGAGTCCATCCGCGACGAGAAGGTCAAGGTCCTGGAGTCGCTGCGGCCGATCACCGGTGGCGAGGTGGACCGTTTCACCGTCCGCGGCCAGTACACCGCGGGAGAGTCCGGCGGCGTGCCGGTCCCCGGCTACCTCGACGAGCCCGACAACACCGCGCCCACCGACGCCTCCCGCCAGGTGGAGACCTTCGCCGCGATCCGCGCCGAGGTCAAGAACTGGCGCTGGGCGGGCGTGCCGTTCTACCTGCGCACCGGCAAGCGCATGCCGTACCGGTGCTCGGAGATCGTGGTGCAGTTCAAGGACGTGCCCCACTCGATCTTCCCGGGCAGCGCGCCCAACCGGCTGGTGCTCCGGCTGCAGCCGAGCGAGGGCATCAGGCTGCACCTGATGGCCAAGGAGCCGGGCGCGGGCGAGGTGGCGCTCAAGCCGGTCCCGCTCAGCCTGAGCTTCGCCGAGACCTTCACCAACCGGGTGCCCGAGGCCTACGAGCGGCTGCTCATGGACGTCCTCACCGGCAACCCGACCCTGTTCATGCGGCGCGACGAGGTGGAGGCCGCCTGGCGCTTCATCGACCCGATCCTGCGGGAGTGGGAGTCGTGGGGCACCCCGCCCGAGCCGTACCCGGCGGGCTCCCCGGGCCCCGCCGGAGCCCACGAGCTCGTCCTGCGCAGCGGCCGCTTCTGGCACGAGGAGGACCCCGCATGA
- the eda gene encoding bifunctional 4-hydroxy-2-oxoglutarate aldolase/2-dehydro-3-deoxy-phosphogluconate aldolase, producing the protein MSLLDIAPVVPVVVIDDLEAAVPMARALVAGGLPVIEVTLRTADALQAIERIAAEVPDAVIGAGTIRTPADVAASVAAGAGFLVSPGSTPKLVDAMEASGVPFLPGVATASEVMALAERGLTEMKFFPAEAAGGLPYLKSLGGPLPDVRFCPTGGIKLSTAPGYLALPNVGCVGGSWLTPADALATGDYARIEKLAAEAAALR; encoded by the coding sequence ATGAGTCTGCTGGACATCGCCCCGGTCGTCCCGGTCGTCGTGATCGACGACCTGGAGGCCGCGGTGCCCATGGCGCGCGCCCTGGTGGCGGGCGGTCTGCCGGTGATCGAGGTGACCCTCCGCACGGCCGACGCCCTGCAAGCCATCGAGCGGATCGCCGCCGAGGTGCCCGACGCGGTGATCGGCGCCGGGACCATCCGTACCCCGGCCGACGTGGCGGCCTCCGTGGCGGCCGGCGCCGGGTTCCTGGTCAGCCCGGGCAGCACGCCGAAGCTGGTGGACGCCATGGAGGCGAGCGGCGTGCCGTTCCTGCCCGGTGTGGCGACCGCGTCGGAGGTCATGGCCCTGGCCGAGCGCGGGCTGACGGAGATGAAGTTCTTCCCGGCCGAGGCCGCCGGTGGCCTGCCGTACCTGAAGTCGCTCGGCGGTCCGCTGCCCGACGTGCGGTTCTGCCCGACGGGCGGGATCAAGCTCTCGACGGCCCCCGGCTACCTGGCGCTGCCCAACGTCGGCTGCGTGGGCGGAAGCTGGCTCACCCCCGCCGACGCGCTGGCCACCGGTGACTACGCGCGGATCGAGAAGCTGGCCGCCGAGGCGGCCGCGCTCCGCTAG
- a CDS encoding glycerophosphodiester phosphodiesterase, translating to MSVLALGGAQAAHGHARPGASVCSVPGLVSHRGYWDGTVENTLGAFEQALDEGSPSIELDVRFTRDHHPVLMHDDLVDRTTTGTGRVADMTLAQFRELRTADGQRPPTLSETLELLRGGVEELLVELKEVPDARDLRSLQGAYRRSDAYGWASLMSFSTAAMEAVKSVPARKGLLSNTAPRLSLARKFSYVGVRHDSLTSALAREYLKYGVAVYAWTPNDEDAWRRLADYGVDRVITDETPAYLEWAHETCLP from the coding sequence GTGTCGGTTCTGGCGCTGGGCGGGGCGCAGGCGGCGCACGGCCACGCCCGGCCGGGCGCGTCGGTGTGCTCGGTGCCCGGTCTGGTCTCCCACCGCGGCTACTGGGACGGGACCGTGGAGAACACGCTCGGGGCCTTCGAGCAGGCGCTCGACGAGGGCTCGCCGAGCATCGAGCTCGACGTGCGGTTCACCAGGGACCATCATCCGGTGCTGATGCACGACGACCTGGTCGACCGGACCACCACGGGCACGGGCCGGGTCGCCGACATGACGCTGGCGCAGTTCCGCGAGCTCCGCACCGCCGACGGCCAGCGCCCGCCGACGCTGTCGGAGACCCTGGAGCTGCTCCGGGGAGGCGTCGAGGAGCTGCTGGTCGAGCTCAAGGAGGTCCCCGACGCCCGGGACCTGCGCTCGCTGCAGGGCGCCTACCGTCGCTCCGACGCCTACGGATGGGCGAGCCTGATGTCGTTCTCCACGGCGGCCATGGAGGCGGTCAAGTCCGTGCCCGCCCGCAAGGGCCTGCTGTCGAACACCGCGCCGCGGCTCTCGCTCGCCCGGAAGTTCTCCTATGTCGGGGTCAGGCACGACAGCCTCACCTCCGCGCTGGCCCGCGAATACCTGAAGTACGGCGTGGCCGTCTACGCCTGGACGCCCAACGACGAGGATGCGTGGCGGCGCCTGGCGGACTACGGAGTCGACCGCGTCATCACCGACGAGACGCCCGCCTACCTGGAGTGGGCCCACGAGACCTGCCTGCCGTGA
- a CDS encoding Dyp-type peroxidase, translating to MRDPQLTRRGLLAGGAAAAAGALAACAPEQAVSPGRAAAAALPQAAPAVIGSAVESFHGAHQAGIATAPQAHAAFVGLDLLPGTGREAVVRMMHLLTDDARRLTQGRPALADTEPELASAPSRLTVTFGFGPGLFTAAGVEERRPESVAPLPEFVIDKLDKRWTGADLLLQICADDPVTLAHALRMTVKDARSFARVRWTQRGFRRGPQTLAPGTTQRNLMGQLDGTVNPQPGTPDFDRAVWVSQGPEWLRGGTTLVLRRIRMELETWDAADRVAKEFTIGRRLDTGAPLTGRAERDEPDFARLNALGFPVISEYAHIRRAHVTDPGMRILRRVYNYDAGLTPEGHADSGLLFASYQADINRQFLPVQKRLAEADLLNEWTTPIGSAVFAIPPGCSADGWIGESLLS from the coding sequence ATGCGAGACCCCCAGTTGACTCGCAGGGGCCTGCTCGCCGGGGGCGCCGCCGCAGCGGCCGGCGCCCTCGCGGCGTGCGCCCCCGAGCAGGCCGTCTCCCCCGGCCGGGCCGCCGCGGCGGCCCTCCCGCAGGCGGCCCCGGCCGTCATCGGCTCGGCGGTGGAGTCCTTCCACGGCGCCCACCAGGCCGGGATCGCCACCGCCCCCCAGGCCCACGCCGCGTTCGTCGGCCTGGACCTGCTGCCCGGCACCGGCCGCGAGGCCGTCGTGCGGATGATGCACCTGCTCACCGACGACGCCCGCCGCCTGACCCAGGGCCGGCCCGCCCTGGCCGACACCGAGCCGGAGCTGGCCTCCGCCCCCTCCCGGCTGACCGTCACCTTCGGCTTCGGCCCCGGCCTGTTCACCGCGGCCGGAGTGGAGGAGCGGCGGCCGGAGTCGGTGGCGCCCCTGCCGGAGTTCGTGATCGACAAGCTGGACAAGCGGTGGACCGGCGCGGACCTGCTGCTGCAGATCTGCGCCGACGACCCGGTCACCCTCGCCCACGCCCTGCGCATGACGGTCAAGGACGCCCGTTCCTTCGCCCGGGTGCGCTGGACCCAGCGGGGCTTCCGGCGCGGCCCGCAGACCCTGGCCCCCGGCACGACCCAGCGCAACCTCATGGGCCAGCTCGACGGGACCGTCAACCCCCAGCCGGGCACGCCCGACTTCGACCGGGCCGTGTGGGTCAGCCAGGGCCCCGAGTGGCTGCGCGGCGGCACCACACTGGTGCTGCGGCGCATCCGCATGGAGCTGGAGACCTGGGACGCCGCCGACCGGGTGGCCAAGGAGTTCACCATCGGCCGCCGCCTGGACACCGGCGCCCCGCTCACCGGGCGCGCCGAGCGCGACGAGCCGGACTTCGCCCGGCTCAACGCCCTCGGCTTCCCCGTCATCTCCGAGTACGCCCACATCCGCCGCGCCCACGTCACCGACCCCGGCATGCGGATCCTGCGCCGGGTCTACAACTACGACGCGGGCCTCACCCCCGAGGGACACGCCGACTCCGGACTGCTGTTCGCCTCCTACCAGGCCGACATCAACCGGCAGTTCCTCCCCGTCCAGAAGCGCCTGGCCGAGGCCGACCTGCTCAACGAGTGGACGACCCCCATCGGCTCGGCCGTCTTCGCCATCCCACCGGGCTGCTCCGCCGACGGCTGGATAGGAGAGAGCCTCCTGTCCTGA
- a CDS encoding TetR family transcriptional regulator — protein sequence MAAVAAAVGSAGPARLTLADVARAAGVSTGALVQRYGSKRGLLLGFVRWELSRDSSVRPMRAAFESAPDPVEGLIRAVVRSVGHEAEPAEFANNLAFLHLELADEEFRALLGEHIRGVRAELHGYLEAAVASGHLAGTADLGALAAAADSIRNGTQLAWAMDRSGPLAEALRRDLRTLLDPYRVIKEEQ from the coding sequence ATGGCCGCGGTCGCGGCGGCCGTGGGGAGCGCCGGGCCGGCCCGGCTGACGCTGGCGGACGTGGCCAGGGCCGCCGGGGTGTCGACGGGGGCGCTCGTCCAGCGCTACGGCAGCAAGCGCGGCCTGCTGCTCGGGTTCGTCCGGTGGGAGCTGTCCCGGGATTCTTCCGTGCGGCCGATGCGCGCGGCGTTCGAGTCCGCCCCGGACCCCGTCGAGGGGCTGATCCGGGCGGTGGTGCGCAGCGTCGGCCATGAGGCGGAGCCGGCGGAGTTCGCCAACAACCTGGCCTTCCTCCACCTGGAGCTGGCCGACGAGGAGTTCCGCGCGCTCCTGGGCGAGCACATCCGCGGTGTCCGGGCCGAGCTGCACGGCTACCTGGAGGCCGCCGTGGCGAGCGGCCACCTGGCGGGCACCGCCGATCTCGGCGCGCTCGCCGCGGCCGCCGACTCCATCCGCAACGGCACCCAGCTCGCCTGGGCGATGGACCGGTCGGGGCCGCTCGCCGAGGCGCTCCGCCGGGACCTGCGGACCTTGCTCGACCCCTACCGCGTCATCAAGGAGGAACAGTGA
- a CDS encoding CsbD family protein, translating into MGADDKISNKAEEIGGKIKEGAGRATGDERLEAEGRADQSESHLKQAGEKAKEGMKKVKDAFKS; encoded by the coding sequence ATGGGTGCCGACGACAAGATCTCCAACAAGGCCGAAGAGATCGGCGGCAAGATCAAGGAGGGCGCCGGCCGCGCCACCGGTGACGAGCGCCTGGAGGCCGAAGGCAGGGCCGACCAGTCCGAGAGCCACCTCAAGCAGGCGGGGGAGAAGGCGAAGGAGGGCATGAAGAAGGTCAAGGACGCTTTCAAGAGCTGA
- a CDS encoding ROK family transcriptional regulator, giving the protein MPRRPAAALATSGEVLRLIRTGEAVTRADIGRVTGLSRPAVSLRVTELLERGLVVEDSEGPSTGGRPPTRLAFNASGGVVLVASLGASRAQIAVCDLAGRELEREGLAVDVEEGPDVVLPLVMDTWAKLLGDRPISQLRGVGLGVPATVEFAAGRTESARIMASWTGVAIPPIIAERFPAPVFLDNDVNVIAIGEHRAVYAGEADDLLFIKVSTRIGSGVIAGGEILRGALGAAGEIGHIPVRDGGGVLCRCGNIDCVDSVASGTAILRDLRARGHQVETLADVVGLVRAGDAETMTVVRNAARMLGEVVASAVNLLNPAVVVLGGDVAETFQPMVSGVREVVHRRSTALSTRNLRIERSRLGPGAGIVGCAHMVLDHILSPEAVDSVS; this is encoded by the coding sequence ATGCCTCGACGTCCGGCTGCCGCGCTCGCCACCAGCGGTGAGGTGCTCCGCCTCATCCGCACTGGTGAGGCTGTTACGCGCGCGGACATAGGGCGCGTGACCGGTCTGTCCCGGCCCGCCGTCTCCCTGCGCGTCACCGAGCTGCTGGAGCGGGGCCTCGTCGTGGAGGACAGCGAGGGCCCTTCCACCGGGGGCCGGCCCCCCACCCGCCTGGCCTTCAACGCCTCCGGCGGCGTCGTGCTGGTCGCCTCCCTGGGCGCGAGCCGCGCGCAGATCGCCGTCTGCGACCTCGCCGGCCGCGAGCTGGAGCGCGAGGGCCTGGCCGTCGACGTGGAGGAGGGCCCGGACGTCGTCCTCCCCCTGGTCATGGACACCTGGGCCAAGCTGCTCGGCGACCGGCCGATCTCCCAGCTGCGCGGCGTCGGCCTGGGCGTCCCCGCCACGGTCGAGTTCGCGGCGGGCCGCACCGAGAGCGCCCGCATCATGGCGAGCTGGACCGGCGTCGCCATCCCGCCCATCATCGCCGAGCGCTTCCCCGCCCCCGTCTTCCTCGACAACGACGTCAACGTCATCGCGATCGGCGAGCACCGCGCGGTCTACGCGGGCGAGGCCGACGACCTGCTGTTCATCAAGGTCTCCACCCGGATCGGCTCCGGCGTCATCGCGGGCGGCGAGATCCTGCGCGGCGCGCTGGGCGCGGCCGGGGAGATCGGGCACATCCCGGTCCGCGACGGCGGGGGAGTGCTGTGCCGCTGCGGCAACATCGACTGCGTCGACTCGGTGGCCAGCGGCACCGCGATCCTGCGCGACCTGCGCGCCCGCGGGCACCAGGTGGAGACCCTGGCCGACGTGGTGGGCCTGGTGCGGGCGGGCGACGCCGAGACCATGACCGTGGTCCGCAACGCCGCCCGGATGCTGGGCGAGGTCGTGGCCAGCGCGGTCAACCTGCTCAACCCCGCCGTGGTCGTCCTCGGCGGCGACGTGGCCGAGACCTTCCAGCCCATGGTGTCCGGCGTGCGCGAGGTCGTCCACCGCCGCTCGACCGCCCTGTCCACCCGCAACCTGCGGATCGAACGCAGCCGTCTCGGCCCCGGCGCGGGCATCGTCGGCTGCGCCCACATGGTCCTCGACCACATCCTCTCGCCCGAGGCCGTCGACTCCGTCTCCTGA
- a CDS encoding SDR family oxidoreductase, protein MSGGQVALVAGATRGGGRGIAVQLGAAGATVYVTGRTTATSRSPMNRPETIEETAELVTAAGGRGIAVQVDHLAEEQVRDLVARIGAEQDGRLDVLVNNVWGGDPLTVWDRPLWEQPLQDGLRLQRQAVHTHIITSWHALPLMVARGRGLVVEVTDGLADHGYRGTFFYDLVKSSVIRIAQAQAADLKPHGVTALALTPGFLRSEAMLDHFGVTEATWRDGVAKDPYFAMSETPAYLGRAVAALAADPDVHRWNGRSLATWELVKEYGFTDADGSRPDWGRYFADSRRGTAGDPQDYR, encoded by the coding sequence GTGAGTGGTGGACAGGTGGCCCTGGTGGCCGGAGCGACCCGGGGCGGCGGACGGGGGATCGCGGTCCAGCTCGGCGCCGCCGGCGCGACCGTCTACGTCACCGGCCGCACGACCGCGACCTCCCGGTCGCCGATGAACCGGCCCGAGACCATCGAGGAGACCGCGGAGCTGGTGACCGCGGCCGGCGGGCGCGGCATCGCCGTACAGGTCGACCACCTCGCGGAGGAGCAGGTGCGCGACCTGGTCGCCAGGATCGGCGCCGAGCAGGACGGCCGCCTGGACGTCCTGGTCAACAACGTCTGGGGCGGCGACCCGCTGACCGTGTGGGACAGGCCCCTGTGGGAGCAGCCGCTCCAGGACGGCCTGCGGCTGCAGCGCCAGGCCGTGCACACCCACATCATCACCAGCTGGCACGCGCTGCCGCTGATGGTCGCCCGGGGCCGGGGTCTGGTCGTGGAGGTCACCGACGGGCTGGCCGACCACGGCTACCGGGGAACCTTCTTCTACGACCTGGTCAAGTCCAGCGTGATCCGGATCGCCCAGGCGCAGGCCGCCGACCTGAAGCCGCACGGCGTGACGGCACTCGCCCTCACCCCGGGCTTCCTCCGCTCGGAGGCGATGCTCGACCACTTCGGGGTGACCGAGGCCACCTGGCGCGACGGGGTCGCCAAGGACCCCTACTTCGCCATGTCGGAGACCCCCGCCTACCTGGGCCGCGCGGTCGCCGCCCTGGCCGCCGACCCCGACGTGCACCGCTGGAACGGCAGGTCGCTGGCCACCTGGGAGCTGGTCAAGGAGTACGGCTTCACCGACGCCGACGGCTCCCGCCCCGACTGGGGCCGCTACTTCGCCGACTCCCGGCGCGGCACGGCGGGCGACCCGCAGGACTACCGGTAG
- a CDS encoding phosphotransferase, translated as MIRKVSLPDGWEPKVRDALSGVLPEVGNASLRPLGAGLDNVTLLLDGQIVLRLPKNADGAESVEREARLLPELALDLAIPRFLFTAPNPLGPGSFCGYRLVPGEVLAPEQWHARGLVDRPGPVGQVAAALDAVHAFPVETAEDLGVPVWDLREDFADDLDPIRQEVLPRLETMEGRALLVAWEGYLEDDANFAYRPTLTHGDMSLDHLLVTGEEITGLIDFGDTAIADPDYDLSYLWAEAGPEFVCRVQAHRDLPYSRRLVGKLDFWALAEPALDVVHGLEIDEPELVDEALGTLRARLDGGTRWGPGGE; from the coding sequence ATGATCAGAAAGGTCTCGTTGCCGGACGGCTGGGAGCCGAAGGTCCGCGACGCGCTCAGCGGTGTGCTGCCCGAGGTGGGGAACGCCTCGCTCCGGCCTCTCGGGGCCGGGCTGGACAACGTGACGCTGCTCCTGGACGGGCAGATCGTCCTGCGGCTGCCGAAGAACGCCGACGGGGCCGAGAGCGTCGAGCGGGAGGCCCGGCTGCTCCCCGAGCTCGCGCTCGACCTGGCCATTCCCCGGTTCCTGTTCACCGCGCCCAACCCGCTCGGGCCCGGCTCCTTCTGCGGATACCGCCTGGTCCCCGGCGAGGTGCTCGCCCCGGAGCAGTGGCACGCGCGCGGGCTGGTCGACCGTCCGGGTCCGGTGGGGCAGGTCGCCGCGGCGCTCGACGCCGTCCACGCCTTCCCGGTGGAGACGGCCGAGGACCTCGGCGTGCCGGTGTGGGACCTGCGGGAGGACTTCGCCGACGACCTGGACCCGATCCGCCAGGAGGTGCTGCCCCGGCTGGAGACGATGGAGGGCCGGGCGCTGCTCGTGGCCTGGGAGGGCTACCTGGAGGACGACGCCAACTTCGCCTACCGGCCCACGCTGACCCACGGCGACATGAGCCTGGACCACCTGCTGGTCACCGGGGAGGAGATCACCGGGCTCATCGACTTCGGCGACACCGCGATCGCCGACCCCGACTACGACCTGTCCTACCTGTGGGCCGAGGCTGGACCGGAGTTCGTCTGCCGGGTGCAGGCCCACCGGGACCTGCCGTACAGCCGGCGGCTGGTGGGCAAGCTCGACTTCTGGGCGCTGGCCGAGCCAGCGCTGGACGTCGTGCACGGCCTGGAGATCGACGAGCCCGAGCTGGTCGACGAGGCGCTGGGCACGCTCCGCGCCCGGCTCGACGGCGGAACCCGATGGGGCCCCGGCGGCGAGTAG